In Lepidochelys kempii isolate rLepKem1 chromosome 8, rLepKem1.hap2, whole genome shotgun sequence, a single genomic region encodes these proteins:
- the LOC140916417 gene encoding uncharacterized protein: MIGGSHRWLQQRAGFDRGGHRIRSVKLVKNREVRMTKSSARLQLELAKFQAEEKQREHERQIELMRLEKEVQEAAHKREMEARKHVEEMERIKAQQNIPTNPSNPSPGTTSHPRKFPTYKAGDDTEAFLENFERACLGYSISTDQYMVELRPQLSGPLAEVAAEMPKEHMNKYELFKSKARVRMGITPEQSRRRFRALRWKPDMSFTRHAYHIVKHWDAWISGASVESPVNLPFLMQMEQFLEGVPEEIERYILDGKPKTVIEAGEIGARWVEVAEKKKTGRSWSGDQKGPPQTTPYYRGPPKAPPTSQRTLQTPYRPTTPFSSNPPRPSDPSAGRWFKCNELGHVKANCPKNPNRLQFIAPESHQRSTGPDTSQIPLERRETVSVGGKKVTAWRDTGAQVSAIHASLVDPNLINPEIQVTIQPFKSNSFNLPTAKLPVQYKGWSGMWTFAVYDDYPIPMLVVLPRERSDLFSTHKGALTSKSGR, from the exons ATGATTGGGGGCAGTCATCGATGGCTACAGCAGAGAGCTGGTTTTGACCGTGGGGGACACAGAATCAGAA gtgtaaagttagttaaaaacagagaggttagaatgaccaaatcctcagctcgactacagctggaattagccaaatttcaggctgaggaaaaacaaagggaacatgaaagacagatagaactcatgcggctggagaaggaggtacaggaggctgcacacaagagggaaatggaggcaaggaagcatgtggaggagatggagaggataaaggcccagcagaatataccaacaaaccctagcaatccttctccaggtaccacttcccatcccagaaagttccccacctacaaggcaggtgatgatactgaggccttcttagaaaacttcgaaagggcctgccttgggtacagcatctctactgaccaatacatggtagagctgaggccgcagctcagtggacccttagctgaggtggcagctgaaatgcctaaagaacacatgaacaagtatgaactgtttaaatccaaggcgagagtcagaatggggataacacccgagcagtctcgtcggaggttcagagccctaaggtggaaaccagacatgtcatttacccgacatgcctaccacattgtgaaacattgggatgcctggatatcaggagcaagtgttgaatctccagtaaatttgcccttcctaatgcaaatggaacaattcttagagggtgttcctgaggaaatagaaagatacatcctagatgggaaacccaaaactgtaatcgaggcaggagagattggagccagatgggtggaggtggcagagaagaagaaaactggtcgcagttggagcggagaccagaagggaccaccccagaccacaccctattaccgggggccgcccaaagccccacctacctcccaaagaaccctccagaccccttatcgtcccaccaccccgttctccagcaaccctcctcgtcccagtgacccgtcagctggacgatggtttaagtgtaacgagctggggcatgtaaaggccaactgccccaagaaccccaacagattacagttcattgcaccggaatcacaccagaggtccacaggcccagatacctcccagatacccttggagcggagggaaactgtgagtgtgggcgggaagaaggtcaccgcgtggagggacaccggagcacaagtgtcagctatccatgcttccttagtggaccccaatttaatcaacccagagatccaagtgacgattcaacccttcaagtccaactctttcaatttgcctacagccaagttgcctgtccagtacaagggctggtcaggaatgtggacttttgcagtctatgatgattatcccatccccatgct